TGGGAAAAACACTTCTTCTGCTGCAAGAGCATGAATCGGTTAGGCAAAGCTTACAACACAAATGGCAGCGCATCTTGATTGATGAGTACCAAGACACCAACACCATTCAAAAGGCCCTGATTCAGCACTTGGCCGGTGACCAAAATATTGTTTGTGCTGTGGGGGATGAAGATCAGTCTATTTATGGTTGGCGTGGTGCCAGAGTAGAAAACATGCTCAACTTTCCCTCAGATTTTCCTGGAGCGAAAGTTGTTAAGCTGGAGCAGAACTACCGCTCCAGCAAACCTATTTTGGAAGTGGCCAACAAGGTTATCAGCCATAACTTGGGTCGAAGAAAAAAGAAGCTGTGGACGGATCAAGATGAAGGTTCCTTGGTGGAACATTTTCATGCCGATACCGATTATCAAGAAGCTGCCTTTGTTTTAGACAAAGTAGATGAGCTACTTGAGCAAGAACACATTGCGGCCAGTGAAATTGCCATCTTTTATCGCACGCATGTTCAATCCAGACTGTTGGAAGAAGAGTGCCGACGCCGCAATCAGGCTTATGCCGTATTGGGCGGCACAAAATTCTATGACCGTAAAGAAATCAAGGATACCTTGTGTTACTTACGCTTGTTGGTCAACCCTAACGATGACATTTCTTTTTTACGGGTCATCAACACCCCCTCGCGCGGCATTGGTAAAACCGCCATTGCCCAACTCAATGACGCTGCAGAATTTACGCGTTCTTCTTTGTATCAAGCCATTCCGGTGATGGAAGGCAACAGAAAAGCCCATAAAGCCATGCGTGAATTTCATTTCTGGTTTGAAGCTTTACGCATTGAGTGTGAACAGATGGACATCTTGGATGTTGCAGAAACGGTGTTGGACAAAAGTACTTACCTGGCCAGTCTTGAACGTGAGCAAACCATTGAAGCGCAAGCTCGGATTGAAAACATAGAAGAGCTTTTGCGTTCCATGCAAGAGTATGCCCAAGCTAACCCTGAACACAGCCTCAGTGATTATTTGGCACAAATCAGTTTGGTCACCGATATGGATCGTTATGACCAAGAACAAGATGCCATCACCATGATGACCATCCATAACTCCAAAGGTTTAGAATATGATGCTGTTTTTATTGTGGGCATGGAAGAAGGCGTGTTTCCGCATAAACGGGCTTTAGAAGATGGCAATCCAGATGAAATAGAAGAAGAGCGACGTTTGTGCT
This is a stretch of genomic DNA from bacterium. It encodes these proteins:
- a CDS encoding UvrD-helicase domain-containing protein is translated as MSAILHQLNPQQKEAVVLNDAHLLVVAGAGSGKTRVLTRKIAYLIEQGLAMPSQILAMTFSNKAANEMKERIGQLLTPYQQPYWIGTFHSICLRVLREHGHHMGLDSNFSVYDTSDQLAAIKSIMAEHNIDPKAISPKLIAYHLDQAKNESTKVVSYIQNSFELGEQIIGIIEAYEALLIKNQALDFGGLLGKTLLLLQEHESVRQSLQHKWQRILIDEYQDTNTIQKALIQHLAGDQNIVCAVGDEDQSIYGWRGARVENMLNFPSDFPGAKVVKLEQNYRSSKPILEVANKVISHNLGRRKKKLWTDQDEGSLVEHFHADTDYQEAAFVLDKVDELLEQEHIAASEIAIFYRTHVQSRLLEEECRRRNQAYAVLGGTKFYDRKEIKDTLCYLRLLVNPNDDISFLRVINTPSRGIGKTAIAQLNDAAEFTRSSLYQAIPVMEGNRKAHKAMREFHFWFEALRIECEQMDILDVAETVLDKSTYLASLEREQTIEAQARIENIEELLRSMQEYAQANPEHSLSDYLAQISLVTDMDRYDQEQDAITMMTIHNSKGLEYDAVFIVGMEEGVFPHKRALEDGNPDEIEEERRLCYVAMTRARKRLFLSSSSRRHLYKNLQHNPVARFIDEIPSQYLLHTNDQATAYKSNSSYNLDDGYTSYNNKSKHYAPSYNTHASVPALSYEDVPSYQVDSSYQSPYTVGSKVLHPKFGNGTIKNIEGKPDNLKLTIYFPSRGSKKILLNYCNLELIEQ